One Halorientalis litorea DNA segment encodes these proteins:
- a CDS encoding energy-coupling factor ABC transporter permease yields MAHIHLGEGSFPLWALALWTALGVTFIAAVVHRVRRGGIKPHQIALAGIGAAASFAVFQLNIPIWGGIHMNLTGLVGILAGPLLGALIALVVNIFSAALGHGAVGLLGANTLVNASEAIVAYYAFKTLMGMDWDVFPASAGAATLGLSAGAFLMGAIIVVSGVNGSALPRSDLTIAVAGLVGLNLGVAVIEGILTGFIVQFLASVRPDLVGLADRDTQEEPTGVTA; encoded by the coding sequence ATGGCACACATCCATCTCGGCGAAGGTTCGTTCCCGCTATGGGCACTGGCACTTTGGACCGCTCTCGGTGTGACTTTCATTGCCGCGGTCGTCCACCGCGTCCGACGTGGCGGCATCAAACCGCATCAGATCGCTCTAGCTGGGATCGGTGCTGCAGCAAGTTTCGCGGTGTTCCAGCTGAACATCCCCATCTGGGGCGGCATCCACATGAACCTCACCGGCCTCGTCGGAATCCTCGCCGGGCCGCTGCTCGGGGCACTCATCGCACTGGTCGTGAACATCTTCTCGGCAGCCCTCGGCCACGGTGCAGTCGGCCTGCTTGGGGCGAATACGCTTGTCAACGCGAGTGAAGCTATCGTCGCCTACTACGCGTTTAAGACGCTGATGGGGATGGACTGGGACGTCTTCCCCGCCAGCGCGGGTGCCGCGACACTCGGCCTCTCAGCAGGCGCGTTCCTGATGGGGGCGATTATCGTCGTCAGCGGCGTGAACGGGAGCGCGCTGCCGCGTAGTGACCTGACGATTGCCGTCGCCGGTCTCGTGGGGCTCAACCTCGGTGTCGCCGTCATCGAGGGGATCCTGACGGGCTTTATCGTTCAATTCCTCGCCTCCGTTCGTCCCGACCTCGTCGGCCTCGCCGACCGTGACACCCAGGAGGAACCGACTGGGGTGACCGCCTGA
- a CDS encoding cobalamin transport operon protein yields MQHWKQYGGLAGLFAAFLAAGYWGFTATGGALPWAKRSAKALQRGVQEGGGSLVDFGRGIVVAGPIRNGGLMLEFGALVLVLVVLGIGLYVYVDRYGGLEDGERPAR; encoded by the coding sequence ATGCAACACTGGAAGCAGTACGGTGGCCTGGCCGGCCTCTTCGCTGCCTTTCTCGCCGCTGGGTACTGGGGCTTCACCGCGACCGGCGGTGCCCTGCCGTGGGCTAAACGCTCTGCGAAGGCCCTCCAGCGCGGTGTGCAGGAGGGCGGCGGTTCGCTCGTCGACTTCGGCCGCGGTATCGTGGTGGCCGGCCCCATTCGGAACGGCGGGCTGATGCTCGAATTCGGCGCGCTCGTCCTCGTGCTAGTTGTCCTCGGTATCGGGCTGTACGTCTACGTCGACCGCTACGGCGGCCTCGAGGACGGAGAACGCCCGGCTCGGTAA
- a CDS encoding energy-coupling factor transporter transmembrane component T family protein, with protein MTTLSNHVPDPRLITAFAERRDGPLHRVNPWTKVGVVGALVLAVTVFDRLALLAGLYGAVLVVYGLAGMPYRRLAGWYTLPMLFIVSVAGPLAFLEPGTPVGGALSTPVGELSVTWAGLVLFGELACRSLTVVTFALTASMTTKYTDVAYMIGRLLPRPIDQVALLTYRFTFVMLETLEDLVKAALSRGANFSDFWSNKRLYARILGMTILSAIEQSERLVKSMEARGYNGDITLYGDVSRPPIHELLIVAGSYLAVVGYAAVAVYGVRL; from the coding sequence GTGACGACACTCTCGAATCACGTTCCCGACCCGCGGCTCATCACGGCGTTCGCCGAACGGCGAGACGGACCGTTGCACCGCGTCAATCCATGGACGAAGGTCGGCGTCGTCGGCGCACTCGTCCTCGCCGTCACGGTGTTCGACCGCCTCGCGCTCCTTGCGGGACTGTACGGAGCCGTACTGGTGGTCTATGGACTCGCGGGGATGCCATATCGACGGCTAGCTGGCTGGTACACGCTCCCGATGCTTTTCATCGTCTCGGTCGCCGGGCCGCTGGCGTTTCTCGAACCGGGGACGCCTGTCGGCGGCGCGCTCTCGACACCGGTCGGTGAACTTTCGGTCACGTGGGCGGGGCTCGTCCTCTTCGGGGAACTCGCCTGTCGGTCACTCACGGTGGTCACGTTCGCCCTGACGGCGTCGATGACGACAAAATACACCGACGTCGCGTACATGATCGGGAGGTTGCTGCCGCGACCGATCGACCAGGTCGCGTTGCTCACCTACCGGTTCACGTTCGTGATGCTCGAGACGCTCGAAGACTTGGTGAAAGCCGCACTCTCCCGGGGGGCGAACTTCTCGGATTTCTGGTCGAACAAGCGACTGTACGCCAGAATCCTCGGAATGACGATATTGTCGGCGATCGAGCAGTCCGAACGACTCGTCAAGTCGATGGAAGCCCGTGGCTACAACGGCGACATCACGCTGTACGGCGACGTCTCGCGGCCACCGATCCACGAACTACTCATCGTTGCCGGGTCGTATCTCGCTGTCGTCGGCTACGCGGCAGTCGCGGTCTACGGGGTGAGACTGTGA